The following are encoded together in the Gemmatimonadota bacterium genome:
- a CDS encoding sigma-70 family RNA polymerase sigma factor yields the protein MDKERQVLPLVRPATRLEGEADIALLYRQMQGDLTRYAARLVDPEEVEDVVHDAILKFLAQRERERERARDGGREALGLAGDDARIRLMVMVRDVAIDRHRNAQAQSRLMRLITGPSATIRRWMNTRRSADDNDIRFTIQEALRGLPEYIREPWLLVVEFGYSYKEAAAHLNIDTGTCRACVSRANARLREQLTADGLTPDALRGREVE from the coding sequence GTGGACAAGGAGCGTCAGGTGCTGCCGCTCGTGCGGCCGGCCACACGACTGGAGGGCGAAGCCGACATCGCCCTCCTGTACCGTCAGATGCAGGGAGACCTCACGCGCTATGCCGCGCGACTCGTTGACCCGGAGGAGGTGGAGGACGTGGTGCACGACGCGATCCTCAAGTTCCTCGCCCAGCGCGAACGGGAGCGCGAGCGCGCGCGCGACGGGGGACGGGAGGCGTTGGGGCTGGCGGGGGACGATGCACGCATCCGCCTGATGGTCATGGTGCGTGACGTAGCCATCGACCGGCATCGTAACGCCCAGGCCCAGTCGCGCCTCATGCGACTCATCACCGGGCCGTCGGCCACGATCCGTCGGTGGATGAACACGCGACGCTCGGCGGACGACAACGACATCCGCTTCACGATCCAGGAGGCGCTCCGTGGGCTCCCCGAGTACATCCGCGAGCCGTGGCTGCTGGTGGTGGAGTTCGGGTACAGCTACAAGGAGGCGGCGGCGCACCTGAACATCGACACCGGTACCTGCCGGGCCTGCGTGTCTCGCGCCAATGCGCGACTGCGCGAGCAGCTGACGGCGGATGGACTCACGCCCGACGCGTTACGGGGGAGGGAGGTGGAATGA
- a CDS encoding FecR domain-containing protein, whose translation MRADEWLVPAGEGRNLTRDEMREALSADPEVTLISDFLAGELSPDEALAVEARLRDDEAFRRHVTPVIEAWKAWPSSRDVAVPEHEMAASWQRFLAKAAWKREGAEATGVQRPVDSPRDARAPYRVRRWQLAAALLVIVGFPLSGWMGVRIADRLEGPRVRVAEASGREWESIRLGSDSWVSLPPGSRLEWKDEADGYGIRELILDGSARFRLQPLPTGQYVVVTPSARITVTGTEFEVEVRDPSTTRVHVTHGRVRLESRGARTGIGIELTVGESGEAFWGEPPRRAR comes from the coding sequence ATGAGAGCGGACGAATGGCTGGTCCCGGCGGGGGAAGGGCGCAACCTGACGCGCGACGAGATGCGGGAGGCGCTGTCGGCCGATCCCGAGGTGACGCTCATCTCCGACTTTCTGGCGGGAGAACTCTCGCCTGACGAGGCGCTGGCGGTCGAGGCGCGGCTGCGCGACGACGAGGCGTTCCGTCGCCACGTGACGCCGGTGATCGAGGCGTGGAAGGCCTGGCCCTCCTCGCGCGACGTCGCGGTGCCGGAGCACGAAATGGCGGCGAGCTGGCAACGCTTTCTGGCGAAGGCGGCGTGGAAGCGGGAGGGAGCCGAGGCGACGGGCGTCCAGCGACCGGTCGATTCTCCCCGCGATGCGCGCGCGCCATACCGCGTGCGCCGCTGGCAGCTGGCGGCGGCGCTGCTGGTGATCGTTGGATTCCCGCTGTCGGGGTGGATGGGCGTACGTATCGCCGATCGCCTGGAGGGGCCACGCGTGCGGGTGGCCGAGGCGAGCGGGCGCGAATGGGAGTCGATTCGACTGGGATCCGACTCCTGGGTCAGCCTCCCACCTGGCTCGCGCCTGGAGTGGAAGGACGAGGCGGATGGCTACGGAATCCGCGAGCTGATCCTCGATGGATCGGCGCGATTCAGGCTGCAGCCGCTCCCCACCGGTCAATACGTCGTCGTGACGCCGTCGGCCCGCATCACGGTGACCGGGACGGAGTTCGAGGTCGAGGTCCGCGATCCATCGACGACGCGCGTGCATGTGACGCATGGCCGCGTGCGCCTGGAGAGCCGCGGGGCGCGCACGGGGATCGGGATCGAGCTGACCGTGGGGGAGAGCGGGGAGGCGTTTTGGGGGGAGCCGCCGAGGAGGGCGCGATGA